From Patescibacteria group bacterium, a single genomic window includes:
- a CDS encoding rod shape-determining protein: MSKKVAIDLGTTNVLVYLPKKGVVINEPSVVALQASDNKIMAIGQNAKEMLGRTPESIIAAYPLKDGVIANYKVTESMLKNFLDRILGRIRFSKPEVMITVPAGVTSTEKRAVVDACISAGAKHAYIIKQPIAAALGAGIPIATASGNMIIDIGGGTSEVAVIALGDIVASSSARVGGMKIDSAIANYIRKKFNLIIGDQTAEEIKKKIGSAMPVKREQKTEISGSNAVTGLPESIMISSEDMVKAVKSPLLEIINAVKEVLQKTPPELASDVMDKGIILTGGGAKLRDLDTLMTRVTGVPCETAEDPELCCVKGAGIALDNLESYKKSILWAKEQ, encoded by the coding sequence ATGTCGAAAAAAGTCGCAATCGATCTGGGGACCACGAACGTTCTCGTCTATTTGCCCAAAAAAGGCGTTGTAATAAACGAGCCTTCTGTTGTTGCTTTGCAAGCATCAGACAATAAAATTATGGCGATAGGGCAGAACGCAAAAGAAATGTTGGGGCGGACACCAGAGAGTATTATTGCAGCATATCCATTGAAGGATGGTGTGATTGCAAATTACAAAGTTACCGAATCAATGCTAAAAAATTTTCTAGATAGAATTCTCGGTAGGATTCGATTTTCAAAGCCAGAGGTCATGATTACTGTCCCGGCAGGGGTCACTTCTACTGAAAAGCGTGCCGTTGTTGATGCTTGTATTTCTGCAGGAGCAAAACACGCTTATATTATCAAGCAACCTATCGCCGCCGCGCTTGGCGCAGGAATTCCGATAGCCACCGCCTCAGGCAATATGATTATAGACATTGGCGGTGGGACATCAGAAGTTGCGGTAATCGCACTTGGAGATATCGTAGCCTCATCCTCTGCGAGAGTTGGTGGAATGAAAATTGATTCCGCTATTGCGAATTACATTCGTAAAAAATTCAATCTGATTATCGGCGACCAGACAGCAGAAGAAATAAAAAAGAAAATTGGCTCCGCTATGCCGGTAAAGAGGGAACAAAAAACGGAAATTTCGGGATCAAATGCCGTAACGGGTTTACCGGAAAGCATAATGATTTCTTCGGAAGATATGGTTAAGGCTGTGAAGTCTCCTCTTTTGGAAATAATAAATGCTGTAAAAGAGGTTCTTCAGAAAACCCCCCCCGAACTAGCCTCGGATGTTATGGATAAAGGAATTATACTGACAGGCGGCGGTGCAAAGCTGCGCGATTTAGACACACTCATGACGCGGGTTACGGGCGTTCCATGCGAAACAGCCGAGGATCCGGAGTTATGTTGTGTAAAAGGCGCCGGAATCGCCCTGGACAATCTGGAATCGTACAAAAAATCCATTTTATGGGCAAAAGAACAATAA
- a CDS encoding glycosyltransferase, translating to MANKNDIKIAIVHDYLIKIGGAERVLLEMHKVFPNAPIYTLLYDEKGTKRIFSGKGFKIITSRLQKLPKFIRNRQKLLLTKFPQAIEDFDLSDYDIVISSSNSFAHGVITRPNTLHISYCYSPMRYVWDWHHEYLAENSIGFGLVGIIIRNMLSKIRVWDKSAAERVDSWIAISKTVELRIRKYYRASANVVYSPANIKNIQPTGKKPENFYLIVSRLSPYKKIDLAIEAFNKNGKKLFIVGEGSDFDRLKSTAKNNISLLGWQSDQTIAQLYARAKAFVFPGEEDFGLTPVESMAAGRPVVAYRRGGVTESVIDGKTGVFFDEPTADSLNDAINRLELIYEKISPDACQEQAKNFSTEKFASDFEKTIFAEYEKHQKMMEKI from the coding sequence ATGGCAAATAAAAACGACATCAAAATTGCAATCGTGCATGATTATTTAATCAAAATCGGTGGTGCTGAGAGAGTCCTCCTCGAAATGCACAAAGTTTTTCCAAATGCACCGATTTATACGCTACTTTATGATGAAAAGGGAACCAAGCGAATATTTTCCGGTAAGGGCTTCAAAATAATTACATCCCGGCTTCAAAAACTACCAAAATTTATCCGGAACAGACAAAAACTTCTTCTTACAAAATTTCCTCAAGCAATCGAAGATTTTGATTTATCGGATTATGACATTGTAATTTCAAGTTCAAATTCATTTGCTCATGGCGTTATTACTCGGCCAAACACCTTGCACATATCCTATTGTTATTCTCCAATGCGGTATGTGTGGGACTGGCACCATGAGTATCTTGCCGAAAATAGTATAGGCTTTGGTTTGGTCGGGATTATAATCAGAAACATGCTTAGTAAAATTCGAGTTTGGGATAAAAGCGCTGCAGAAAGGGTAGATAGCTGGATTGCGATTTCTAAGACTGTGGAATTAAGAATCCGGAAGTACTATCGCGCCAGCGCAAATGTCGTCTACTCTCCGGCAAACATTAAAAATATACAGCCCACCGGCAAGAAGCCTGAAAATTTTTATCTGATAGTATCAAGGCTTTCGCCATATAAAAAGATCGATTTGGCAATTGAGGCTTTCAACAAAAACGGCAAAAAATTATTTATCGTTGGCGAAGGTTCTGATTTCGACAGGCTAAAATCAACGGCAAAAAATAACATTTCTCTTCTTGGTTGGCAAAGCGACCAGACAATTGCACAACTCTATGCCAGGGCCAAAGCTTTTGTTTTTCCGGGTGAAGAAGACTTTGGGCTTACCCCTGTTGAATCAATGGCTGCCGGGAGGCCCGTCGTAGCGTATAGAAGAGGCGGGGTAACCGAATCTGTGATTGATGGTAAAACAGGGGTATTTTTCGATGAACCAACAGCAGATTCGTTGAATGATGCCATAAATAGGCTTGAATTGATTTATGAAAAAATTTCACCGGACGCATGCCAGGAACAAGCTAAAAATTTTTCTACAGAGAAATTTGCTTCTGATTTTGAGAAAACAATTTTTGCAGAATATGAAAAACATCAAAAAATGATGGAAAAAATATGA
- the ppdK gene encoding pyruvate, phosphate dikinase: MSTKYIYYFGDGKAEGKAEMKALLGGKGANLAEMSNLGVPVPSGFTITTEMCNYYYNNGKKLPKDFDSELAPMLAKVEKSTGKKFGDAKNPLLLSVRSGAKFSMPGMMDTILNLGLNDETVKGMAELTGNSRFAHDAYRRFIQMFGNVVLAIDKDKFEHVLDLVKDKAGAKLDTDLTADDLLDVIDGYKKLVKKETGKEFPEDPAKQLEMAYKAVFESWGNDRANTYRNLNNIPHNLGTAVNVQAMVFGNMGDDCATGVGFTRNPSTGDKEFYGEFLTNAQGEDVVAGVRTPHPIADLKKEMPKAFTELKAITDKLEKHYKDVQDFEFTIERNKLYMLQTRTGKRTAQAAVKIAVDLVKEKMIGEDEAVMRLEPETIDQLLHPVIDPKATLEVIAMGLPASPGAAVGKVVFDADTAAELGDNEKVVLVRAETSPDDIHGMYAAQGILTCRGGMTSHAAVVARGMGKTCVAGCGDIKIDEKAKKFTVGSYTVKAGEWIALNGSTGQVILGEVKTIEPEIKAEFKTLMGWADKTRVLGVRTNADTPTDAKTAREFGAEGIGLCRTEHMFFDEKRLPFMQQMILADTEDERRKALKKLLPFQKEDFLGLFREMKGFPVTIRLLDPPLHEFLPKTNEDVKALSKKIGISESKIKQVSEDLHEFNPMLGHRGCRLGITYPEITEMQAEAIISAACELAKDGFKIVPEIMIPLVGNVKEFENQKKVVDETATRVMSEYKTKIDYKVGTMIEVPRAAVTADEIAEKAEFFSFGTNDLTQMTMGFSRDDAGKFIKVYKEIGIFDADPFQTLDQDGVGKMVEIGIEKGRSSKKNLKVGICGEHGGDPTTIHFCHKVKMNYVSCSPYRVPIARLAAAQAVIAAKSGISYTSK, encoded by the coding sequence ATGAGTACGAAGTACATCTATTATTTCGGTGACGGAAAAGCCGAAGGCAAAGCGGAAATGAAAGCTCTCTTGGGCGGTAAAGGCGCAAACCTTGCCGAAATGTCGAATTTAGGCGTTCCGGTCCCATCAGGTTTTACTATCACGACCGAAATGTGCAATTACTATTACAACAACGGCAAGAAACTGCCGAAGGACTTTGACTCCGAGCTTGCACCAATGCTTGCAAAAGTTGAAAAGTCAACCGGAAAAAAATTCGGCGACGCCAAAAATCCGCTCCTTCTCTCCGTCCGTTCCGGCGCCAAGTTCTCGATGCCGGGTATGATGGATACGATCCTAAACCTTGGCTTGAACGATGAAACTGTCAAAGGCATGGCCGAGCTTACCGGGAATTCCCGATTTGCTCACGACGCCTACCGAAGATTTATCCAGATGTTCGGAAATGTCGTACTTGCTATCGACAAAGACAAATTTGAACATGTTCTAGATCTTGTCAAAGACAAAGCCGGTGCTAAACTTGATACCGACCTCACCGCCGACGATCTTCTAGATGTGATCGACGGATATAAAAAATTGGTCAAGAAAGAGACCGGCAAAGAATTTCCAGAGGATCCGGCTAAACAACTTGAAATGGCCTACAAAGCGGTATTCGAGAGCTGGGGCAATGACCGAGCCAATACTTACAGAAACTTGAATAACATTCCTCACAATTTGGGAACAGCCGTAAATGTCCAGGCAATGGTCTTCGGCAACATGGGTGATGACTGCGCCACCGGCGTCGGATTCACTAGAAATCCTTCCACTGGTGATAAGGAGTTCTACGGTGAATTCCTTACCAATGCACAGGGCGAAGATGTTGTAGCCGGCGTACGCACGCCGCACCCGATAGCCGATCTCAAGAAGGAGATGCCAAAAGCATTTACAGAGCTCAAGGCAATCACAGACAAACTTGAAAAACATTATAAAGATGTTCAGGATTTTGAGTTTACCATCGAAAGAAACAAGCTCTACATGTTACAGACCAGAACCGGCAAAAGAACTGCCCAAGCTGCTGTCAAGATCGCTGTTGATTTGGTCAAAGAGAAAATGATCGGAGAAGACGAAGCTGTAATGCGGCTAGAACCGGAAACTATCGACCAGCTTTTGCACCCTGTCATCGATCCGAAAGCTACGCTTGAGGTTATCGCAATGGGACTTCCGGCCTCTCCCGGTGCCGCTGTCGGTAAGGTCGTTTTCGACGCAGATACCGCTGCCGAACTTGGCGACAACGAAAAGGTCGTCCTGGTCCGCGCTGAGACCTCACCGGATGATATCCACGGCATGTACGCAGCACAGGGAATCTTGACCTGCCGCGGCGGTATGACCAGCCACGCCGCAGTTGTTGCCCGCGGAATGGGCAAAACATGCGTTGCCGGCTGCGGTGATATAAAGATTGATGAAAAAGCGAAGAAATTTACTGTTGGTTCATATACAGTCAAAGCAGGGGAATGGATCGCCCTAAACGGCTCTACCGGCCAAGTCATCCTTGGCGAGGTCAAAACAATCGAGCCGGAGATCAAAGCCGAATTCAAGACTCTCATGGGCTGGGCTGACAAAACCCGCGTCCTCGGAGTTCGCACCAATGCAGACACGCCGACTGATGCCAAGACCGCTCGAGAATTTGGCGCCGAAGGCATCGGCCTCTGCCGCACCGAACACATGTTTTTCGACGAGAAGCGCCTTCCATTCATGCAACAGATGATTCTTGCCGATACCGAAGACGAAAGAAGAAAAGCCTTGAAAAAGCTCTTACCTTTCCAGAAAGAAGATTTCCTTGGCCTCTTCCGCGAAATGAAGGGTTTTCCGGTAACCATCCGTCTTTTGGACCCGCCTTTGCATGAGTTTTTGCCAAAGACAAACGAGGATGTCAAAGCTCTTTCGAAAAAAATCGGTATTTCTGAATCCAAGATCAAACAGGTTTCTGAAGATTTGCACGAATTCAATCCGATGCTTGGCCACCGCGGTTGCCGCCTCGGAATTACATATCCGGAAATCACCGAGATGCAGGCTGAAGCTATCATCTCTGCCGCTTGCGAACTTGCGAAAGATGGATTTAAGATCGTTCCGGAAATCATGATCCCGCTTGTAGGCAATGTCAAGGAGTTTGAGAACCAGAAGAAAGTTGTTGATGAAACTGCTACCCGAGTCATGTCCGAATACAAAACCAAGATCGACTATAAGGTTGGCACAATGATCGAAGTTCCACGAGCCGCTGTAACTGCAGACGAGATCGCTGAGAAAGCTGAATTCTTCTCCTTCGGAACCAACGACTTAACCCAAATGACAATGGGCTTCTCCCGCGACGACGCCGGCAAATTCATCAAAGTTTACAAGGAAATTGGCATCTTTGACGCTGATCCATTCCAAACTCTCGACCAAGACGGTGTCGGCAAAATGGTTGAGATTGGGATCGAGAAAGGCCGATCATCAAAGAAGAATCTGAAAGTCGGCATCTGTGGAGAGCACGGCGGAGATCCTACCACAATTCACTTCTGCCACAAAGTAAAGATGAATTATGTTTCCTGCTCACCATATCGCGTCCCAATCGCCAGACTTGCCGCTGCACAAGCCGTAATCGCCGCGAAATCCGGAATCAGCTATACTTCCAAATAG
- a CDS encoding glycosyltransferase family 1 protein, translated as MLIGIDASQAAKEKKTGVENFAFELIYHLLILDKKNNYILYSDAPIQFPQKFKNAKFIISSQARFWHNLKLPRLIQATNPDVFISPGYMLPLVNGVKMIPVIHDFGSKFFPKAYSQKDRFLQKLSLGRAAAKANAIIFISQQTMNDFKHFYPKYNQIMGVIHLGYDKNQFKQSSNYRPTKQSYILSVGRLEERKNTRNLVAAYGILRKDHPEITHKLVIAGKRGFRFGEIDREIRALGNLSKDVIIPGFIQEKDLPGLYINADVFVYPSLYEGFGIPILESFAAQTPIACSNASSIPEAAGDAAVFFNPHKQNEIADAIYKLISDKKLGQKLVQKGSERLKEFSWERTAQETLKIINLTYNGK; from the coding sequence ATGCTGATCGGAATTGATGCATCACAAGCAGCGAAAGAGAAAAAAACAGGAGTTGAAAACTTCGCTTTTGAGCTTATCTATCATTTACTTATTTTGGACAAAAAGAATAATTACATTTTATATAGTGATGCCCCGATTCAATTTCCGCAAAAATTTAAAAATGCCAAGTTTATAATTTCTTCTCAAGCACGTTTTTGGCATAATTTAAAATTGCCGCGGCTGATACAAGCTACCAACCCAGACGTTTTTATTTCTCCAGGATACATGTTACCACTTGTAAATGGAGTGAAAATGATTCCCGTCATTCACGACTTCGGATCAAAATTTTTTCCTAAAGCATATTCTCAAAAAGATCGTTTTTTACAAAAATTATCTCTTGGCAGGGCAGCAGCAAAAGCCAATGCAATTATATTTATCAGCCAACAGACTATGAATGATTTTAAGCATTTCTACCCAAAATATAATCAAATTATGGGGGTCATCCACCTCGGATACGATAAAAATCAATTTAAACAAAGTTCTAATTATAGGCCAACCAAACAAAGCTATATTTTGTCCGTAGGCAGGCTGGAGGAACGCAAAAATACTAGAAATCTTGTTGCCGCCTATGGAATTTTGAGAAAAGATCACCCGGAAATTACGCACAAATTGGTAATTGCAGGAAAAAGAGGATTTCGTTTTGGGGAAATTGACCGCGAAATTCGTGCACTAGGCAATCTTTCAAAAGATGTTATCATTCCTGGTTTTATTCAAGAGAAAGATTTGCCCGGATTATATATAAACGCTGATGTATTTGTTTATCCTTCTTTATATGAAGGTTTTGGTATTCCCATACTTGAATCATTTGCGGCACAAACGCCAATTGCATGTTCAAATGCATCTTCGATTCCTGAAGCAGCAGGTGATGCAGCAGTCTTTTTCAACCCGCATAAACAAAACGAAATTGCTGATGCTATTTACAAGCTGATCAGTGATAAAAAACTTGGGCAAAAGTTGGTCCAAAAGGGTTCCGAGAGATTAAAAGAATTTAGCTGGGAAAGAACCGCACAAGAAACATTAAAAATAATTAATCTAACATACAATGGCAAATAA
- a CDS encoding DUF2207 domain-containing protein: protein MKKYLLSFVFALIVIFPIKALARDNVDYWYIKNFDSNITINKDSSLSIDEKITADCGDCVGKHGIFRMLPTVYSPELNKTNNLHIELISITNFQGQPYKYQTTNDYRDHTITWKIGDPNTTVSGINEYEIKYKVLNGIRSGNSDFDEFYWNLNGNFWDLQTDKFTAYIKFPDGANKGNTTTNLYSGKYGMSTNNTASMSWIDNQNLMVESPNDRILVEKEGITLSATFPKNIIVPYKPTFLDLYGVYLYLLIPLLVLMLCILFWSKFGKDPKINPTVVPEFEIPEKMSPMSLGMVEADGQLKSQFISATIINLAVKGALKIEEIPKKGIFGHVDYKMIKLEKPKDALTDDEAELLSDIFNSEDTKLLSDMKNKFYVNIPGLTSRVQDNLVAKKYLWKSSRAMQGAFISIAAVLTGLGIGFGYLGWMVIISGILSGIILFIFSFLMRRRTIEGAKFNLRVKGLRMYMETAEKYRAKFNEKENIFEKFLPYAIMFGITTLWIEKMKAIYGEKYITSYMPIWYAGSISHFDPDTFNQTISNMSSNMASTINSSPSSSGSGGGGFSGGGGGGGGGGGW from the coding sequence ATGAAAAAGTATTTATTGAGTTTTGTGTTTGCACTAATCGTTATTTTTCCGATCAAGGCGTTGGCTCGGGACAATGTTGACTATTGGTATATCAAGAATTTTGATAGCAATATTACTATCAACAAGGATTCATCTTTAAGTATTGATGAAAAAATCACTGCTGATTGCGGAGATTGCGTGGGGAAACATGGAATATTTAGAATGTTGCCTACTGTTTATTCGCCTGAATTAAATAAGACAAACAATCTGCATATCGAGCTTATTAGCATTACTAATTTTCAAGGACAACCATACAAATATCAAACCACTAATGATTACCGAGATCACACCATTACTTGGAAAATTGGTGATCCTAACACAACGGTATCTGGAATTAACGAATACGAGATTAAATATAAAGTATTGAATGGGATCAGAAGTGGAAATTCCGATTTTGACGAATTCTATTGGAATCTCAACGGTAATTTTTGGGATCTACAGACTGATAAATTTACCGCTTATATTAAATTTCCTGATGGTGCGAATAAGGGCAATACTACGACCAATTTATATAGTGGCAAATATGGCATGAGCACAAATAACACTGCTTCGATGTCATGGATCGATAATCAGAATTTAATGGTCGAAAGTCCAAATGATAGGATACTGGTCGAAAAGGAAGGAATTACTCTGTCAGCAACATTTCCGAAAAACATCATTGTGCCCTACAAGCCAACGTTTCTTGACCTTTACGGTGTGTATTTATATCTGCTAATTCCTCTTTTGGTGCTAATGTTATGCATATTATTTTGGTCGAAATTTGGCAAGGACCCGAAGATTAATCCAACAGTAGTTCCGGAATTTGAAATACCGGAAAAAATGTCGCCAATGTCACTCGGGATGGTTGAAGCAGATGGCCAATTAAAAAGCCAATTCATCTCAGCTACGATTATTAATTTAGCGGTAAAAGGTGCTCTAAAGATAGAAGAGATTCCCAAAAAAGGAATATTTGGCCATGTGGATTATAAAATGATTAAGCTCGAAAAACCGAAAGATGCACTCACGGACGATGAAGCCGAACTTCTATCCGACATATTTAATAGCGAAGATACAAAACTTCTTTCGGACATGAAAAATAAATTTTATGTAAATATTCCCGGCCTTACTTCAAGGGTTCAAGATAATTTGGTCGCAAAAAAATATCTATGGAAGAGTAGCCGCGCAATGCAGGGCGCTTTTATCAGTATCGCGGCAGTACTTACTGGTTTGGGTATTGGTTTTGGATATTTGGGATGGATGGTAATAATCTCTGGAATATTATCAGGAATAATATTATTTATTTTTTCATTCTTGATGCGAAGGCGAACAATCGAGGGGGCAAAATTCAATCTTCGTGTAAAAGGGCTTCGAATGTATATGGAGACAGCCGAAAAATATCGAGCGAAGTTTAATGAGAAAGAAAATATCTTCGAAAAATTTTTACCCTACGCCATCATGTTTGGCATAACTACGCTCTGGATTGAGAAAATGAAGGCGATTTATGGAGAGAAATATATTACCAGCTACATGCCGATTTGGTATGCAGGATCTATCAGCCATTTTGATCCCGATACTTTCAACCAGACTATTTCGAACATGTCATCAAATATGGCATCAACTATTAATTCTTCACCTTCGAGCTCCGGCTCGGGCGGCGGCGGTTTTTCTGGTGGCGGAGGCGGAGGCGGCGGAGGCGGAGGTTGGTAG
- a CDS encoding WecB/TagA/CpsF family glycosyltransferase, with translation MKINLFGIKLDPLSQDEAREKFVSLVENSKQTSIIATVNLEFVWNALHDPDFKQVLNTKTKINSVDGAGIILNYGLVNAWRPKTPVIKQIYVFFQWFLAYLFFPISIAIYRNFIPGTIAGSDFIWDIAKISAQNNYRIFLLGYSKGLDPNVVEKASLKLQTDINDLKVAGVYSSTDSIADEKKIIEVVKKSSADILLVGFVSPRQEKWLAKNLAKTGCKVGVGVGGTFDFIAGVQKRAPRWMSKIGIEWLYRLIRSPKRIKRQMALPKIALKVLVERIK, from the coding sequence ATGAAAATTAATTTATTTGGCATTAAACTTGATCCCTTGAGCCAAGACGAGGCTAGGGAAAAATTTGTATCTCTTGTCGAAAATTCCAAACAAACAAGCATTATTGCAACTGTGAATTTGGAATTTGTATGGAATGCGCTTCATGATCCGGATTTTAAGCAAGTTCTAAATACAAAAACTAAAATTAATTCAGTTGATGGAGCGGGTATTATATTAAACTACGGATTGGTAAATGCATGGCGGCCAAAAACCCCTGTCATAAAACAAATTTACGTATTTTTTCAGTGGTTTTTGGCGTACTTATTTTTTCCAATCAGTATCGCTATTTATAGAAATTTTATCCCGGGTACAATTGCAGGATCAGATTTTATCTGGGACATTGCCAAAATATCAGCGCAAAACAATTACCGAATATTCCTTCTAGGATATTCTAAGGGGCTTGATCCAAATGTCGTTGAGAAAGCCTCTCTTAAGCTGCAAACAGATATCAATGATCTGAAGGTTGCTGGAGTGTATTCAAGCACAGATTCCATCGCTGACGAGAAAAAAATAATTGAAGTGGTCAAAAAGTCTTCTGCTGATATACTTTTAGTCGGATTTGTCTCTCCAAGGCAAGAAAAATGGCTTGCAAAAAATTTAGCTAAAACCGGATGCAAAGTTGGTGTTGGCGTGGGCGGTACGTTTGATTTTATCGCCGGTGTTCAAAAAAGGGCACCGCGCTGGATGAGTAAAATTGGCATCGAGTGGCTTTATCGCTTAATTCGTAGCCCAAAACGCATAAAACGCCAAATGGCCCTGCCAAAAATCGCTCTCAAAGTTCTAGTGGAGAGGATAAAATAA
- a CDS encoding DUF5680 domain-containing protein, with protein MINLDELKKFLYEANKNGYAGDGNEVSPQRQGFDEIEYKEGDWLFHDSYTGHYFAPGQEIVYFEGKPVWAMAYAGGMAFDHHGDKELTKKTIEFLKTALLAMDPESPFRGPQHFHDGNFEYFSALTGNIEDFADNEYIEYKDEVVFSQNFIGGVIIN; from the coding sequence ATGATTAATTTAGATGAATTAAAAAAATTTTTATACGAAGCCAATAAAAACGGCTACGCTGGTGATGGCAATGAAGTCTCACCGCAGCGCCAAGGTTTTGACGAGATTGAATACAAAGAAGGGGATTGGCTGTTTCACGATTCATATACAGGACACTATTTCGCCCCTGGGCAGGAGATCGTTTATTTCGAAGGCAAGCCTGTTTGGGCAATGGCATACGCCGGTGGCATGGCTTTTGATCACCACGGCGACAAAGAACTCACGAAAAAGACGATCGAATTTTTAAAAACGGCTCTTCTTGCGATGGATCCGGAATCACCTTTCCGTGGGCCCCAGCATTTTCATGATGGCAATTTTGAATACTTTAGCGCACTTACTGGAAATATCGAAGACTTTGCAGACAACGAATATATTGAATATAAGGATGAAGTCGTATTCTCACAGAACTTCATCGGCGGGGTTATAATTAATTAG
- a CDS encoding DEAD/DEAH box helicase yields the protein MQNFRSHQKRSFDRGFSRFGKPNFSKPAHGKFSSRPRYSNSQNSRRHNRGEVIDIQRFVKKAVPNTATNHVKIIHNFADFSFSQKINMNLKEIGYETPTPIQDQSIGHVMSGRDILGLANTGTGKTAAFLLPLIDKCFRDKNQKVLIIAPTRELAQQINVEFRKFAKGMGIYSAICVGGVPIYRQISDLRSHPNFVIGTPGRLKDLKDRANINFSFFQNIVLDEIDRMLDMGFVDEIKRILAELPDKRQSLFFSATLPIKIETLVREFLINPVIVKTITGETAANVDQDIVKVHADNKFNRLTDILSKEGSKKVLIFSETKRDVEKLTKNLAESGFRADSIHGDKRQNQRQKALSKFRDDQIQILVATDVAARGLDISNVSHVINYTIPQTYNDYIHRIGRTGRGNNKGFALTFVEAN from the coding sequence ATGCAAAATTTTAGATCTCACCAAAAACGTTCTTTTGATCGTGGATTTTCCCGGTTCGGAAAACCAAATTTTAGTAAGCCTGCTCACGGAAAATTCAGTTCACGTCCGCGCTACTCAAACTCACAAAATTCTCGTCGACACAACAGGGGTGAAGTGATTGATATTCAGCGCTTTGTAAAAAAGGCAGTTCCAAACACCGCCACGAATCACGTAAAAATTATTCACAATTTTGCTGATTTTTCTTTCTCACAAAAAATTAATATGAACTTGAAGGAAATCGGTTACGAAACTCCAACTCCAATTCAAGACCAATCGATCGGGCATGTTATGTCCGGTCGCGATATTCTAGGACTTGCCAATACGGGGACTGGGAAGACAGCGGCATTTTTGCTACCTTTAATCGATAAATGCTTTCGCGACAAGAATCAAAAAGTTCTTATCATTGCGCCAACTCGCGAACTTGCCCAGCAGATAAATGTCGAATTTCGCAAATTTGCCAAAGGCATGGGAATATATTCGGCAATTTGCGTCGGCGGCGTACCTATCTACCGCCAGATATCAGATCTCCGCAGCCATCCCAATTTCGTCATTGGTACTCCCGGACGTCTCAAGGATCTAAAAGACCGGGCCAATATTAATTTTTCATTTTTTCAAAATATTGTTCTCGATGAAATCGATCGGATGCTCGATATGGGCTTTGTCGATGAAATTAAACGAATTCTGGCCGAGCTTCCAGACAAACGTCAATCGCTGTTTTTCTCTGCAACGCTACCGATAAAAATCGAGACTCTTGTCCGTGAATTTTTAATTAACCCTGTCATTGTAAAAACCATCACTGGTGAGACAGCGGCAAATGTCGACCAAGATATTGTAAAAGTGCACGCTGATAATAAGTTCAATCGATTGACAGATATTTTATCAAAAGAAGGCTCCAAAAAGGTCCTTATTTTCTCAGAGACCAAGCGCGATGTGGAAAAACTCACTAAAAATCTCGCAGAGAGTGGATTTCGAGCCGATTCTATCCACGGAGACAAGCGCCAAAACCAACGCCAGAAGGCGCTATCAAAATTTCGCGATGACCAAATTCAAATTCTTGTTGCCACAGATGTCGCCGCGCGCGGACTTGACATCAGTAATGTCTCGCATGTTATCAATTACACAATTCCCCAGACCTATAATGACTATATTCACCGGATCGGCCGCACTGGAAGAGGGAATAATAAGGGATTTGCGCTCACTTTTGTCGAAGCAAACTAG